The Devosia sp. MC521 genome has a segment encoding these proteins:
- a CDS encoding GGDEF domain-containing protein: MSISVAIRAYMGVEADDVTVAIRLVMPFVTAFPIALVYFNTLDALEQSYGALLRKSAELSRQAMADPMTGLLNRRAFIPQFELATGHNVNGVFLVADVDLLKQVNDQFGHAVGDHVIMAVAQALSAVLPQESLVARIGGDEFCAYVPNASREQALRWQVEIDKQVALEFRRISKVDEERASVSVGVTPTRQYLDFATALMEADVGLYGAKRERGGAVKARES, encoded by the coding sequence ATGTCGATTTCTGTCGCAATTCGCGCCTATATGGGTGTCGAAGCTGACGATGTTACGGTGGCTATTCGGCTGGTCATGCCGTTTGTGACGGCCTTTCCTATCGCGCTGGTGTATTTCAACACTCTCGACGCCTTGGAGCAGTCCTATGGTGCGCTTTTGCGCAAAAGTGCTGAGCTGTCGCGTCAGGCTATGGCTGATCCGATGACGGGTCTGCTCAACCGGCGTGCTTTCATTCCGCAATTTGAGCTCGCCACGGGGCATAATGTGAACGGGGTGTTTTTGGTCGCCGATGTCGACTTGCTCAAGCAGGTGAACGACCAATTCGGGCATGCTGTCGGTGATCATGTGATTATGGCGGTGGCGCAGGCGCTCTCTGCAGTCTTGCCCCAGGAGAGTCTTGTGGCGCGGATCGGTGGCGATGAGTTTTGCGCTTACGTGCCCAATGCCAGTCGCGAACAGGCGCTGCGTTGGCAGGTGGAAATCGACAAGCAGGTCGCGCTGGAGTTCCGCCGCATATCGAAAGTGGATGAGGAGCGTGCGTCAGTGAGCGTGGGCGTCACGCCGACGCGTCAATATCTGGATTTTGCCACTGCACTTATGGAAGCTGATGTTGGTCTATACGGGGCTAAGCGCGAACGCGGTGGCGCGGTGAAGGCGCGTGAAAGCTGA
- a CDS encoding alpha/beta hydrolase: MSQYHFRSADGASADAPLIFLFHGTGGDENQFFDLAGQLLPGARRVAPRGDVSEHGALRYFKRTGEGVYDMADLALRTDAMAAFIREQIGANRPSKVIGLGYSNGANILANAQFNHPDLFDTSVLMHPLIPFTPAPADLTKAEVLITAGRRDPMASASVTEGLAQYFEANGAATKLVFHEGGHEVRQEELIVTQQFLA, from the coding sequence ATGTCACAGTATCATTTTCGCTCAGCGGATGGGGCGAGCGCTGATGCGCCGCTGATCTTTTTGTTCCATGGGACCGGGGGCGACGAAAACCAGTTCTTTGACTTGGCCGGACAATTGCTTCCGGGCGCACGCCGCGTGGCGCCACGTGGTGATGTCAGTGAACATGGAGCCCTGCGCTATTTCAAGCGCACGGGTGAGGGCGTTTACGACATGGCCGATTTGGCCCTGCGCACGGACGCTATGGCCGCCTTCATACGCGAGCAGATTGGTGCAAACCGCCCGAGCAAAGTGATCGGCCTTGGCTATTCTAACGGCGCCAATATTTTGGCCAATGCGCAATTTAATCACCCTGACCTGTTTGATACCAGTGTGCTCATGCACCCGCTCATCCCGTTTACGCCGGCTCCGGCCGATCTGACCAAGGCCGAGGTGTTGATCACGGCTGGGCGACGCGATCCCATGGCGTCGGCATCGGTGACTGAGGGCTTGGCACAGTATTTTGAGGCCAATGGCGCAGCGACCAAACTTGTCTTCCATGAGGGCGGGCACGAGGTGCGGCAGGAAGAGTTGATCGTTACTCAGCAGTTCTTGGCCTAG
- a CDS encoding GNAT family N-acetyltransferase, producing the protein MADTEYNIQRETGPTRGRYVIFLAPGAEAEMTYSKTGDGPMVIDHTGVPRDYEGRGIAAQLVKAAITDAREHGFKIHPVCPYVVAQFRRHPEWSDLLA; encoded by the coding sequence ATGGCCGACACTGAATACAATATCCAGCGCGAAACCGGCCCAACTCGTGGCCGCTACGTCATTTTTCTGGCACCCGGCGCTGAGGCAGAAATGACTTACTCCAAGACCGGTGATGGCCCTATGGTGATCGACCACACCGGGGTCCCGCGTGATTATGAAGGCCGGGGCATTGCTGCCCAACTGGTCAAGGCCGCCATCACCGATGCCCGCGAACACGGTTTTAAGATCCACCCTGTCTGTCCCTATGTGGTGGCGCAGTTCCGGCGCCACCCAGAGTGGTCCGATCTTCTCGCTTAG
- the lptD gene encoding LPS assembly protein LptD yields the protein MKQARGKILERTALVLLAGIALAGVAPVYAQGLVPTNFFNSPVDPNAPTAVEAQQLTFNNTTNIIEARGDVVVRADGYVLTGDQLVYDRANGEMDVRGNVSLTDPFGNVSRSPTLKLTDKFKKAVLDSLTITNYDGSQITADHADYDQALKTVLDNAKYTPCGECVDDKGRRIGWSMHANKVTKDEIDGSHAFEQPSLAVLGVPIAWLPYLWLPNLDMDWLPQPTVTFTDSHGVRIDAPFKAYSTASTDILLSPRLMSRQGFMLGAEWIQRFDNGRISVKATGLRQGDDSAFAFADAKREWRGALQTAGEFVPVEKWVVGFAYAAATDNAFYKDYDVEVRRASINEVYATHLTEDTYVDARVQQFNVLGDNLEQERQQQGMALPNLRLERTFDLPPGAGRVEVDGRMLNIYRERDYSTSANGVPYDYGYAGTRFHGMVEANWQNQYIFGGAAVTPFLGVRADAANYDGKSPSIHAPDEQTLFGLTPIAAVDVRYPLVSYNTGVTHLVEPIAQLVYRGAANSQPGITNEDSQSVMFDDSTLFSYNRFTGIDKQERGLRLNVGGRYMASLNDGSYLEVIGGQSYQLAGENAFAAANRQQVGVGTGLETDASYGVLGVYGALANQLKFGGKVQVDNADLSIARAGLGLSYAQDGWSGALNYRYAEATPLTGNIRDMHEVGAEVRVPIADYWSVTSNAYWDLSANSFLQVGGGLQYDDGYVLIGGQITRTGPTHSTANDMRAVATFRLRSPAGFNLGYSGNVQLPGVAQ from the coding sequence TTGAAGCAGGCACGGGGCAAAATCTTAGAGCGGACTGCGCTGGTCTTGCTCGCTGGCATCGCGCTGGCGGGTGTTGCGCCTGTTTATGCTCAGGGATTGGTGCCGACCAATTTCTTCAACAGCCCGGTTGATCCTAATGCGCCAACCGCTGTGGAAGCGCAGCAACTCACCTTCAACAACACGACTAATATTATTGAAGCGCGCGGCGACGTTGTCGTGCGCGCTGATGGTTATGTGCTGACGGGCGATCAACTGGTTTATGATCGTGCCAACGGTGAGATGGATGTTCGTGGCAATGTTTCGCTGACTGACCCTTTTGGGAACGTGTCGCGTAGCCCGACCCTGAAGCTGACCGACAAGTTCAAAAAGGCCGTTCTCGATTCGCTGACCATCACCAATTATGATGGTTCCCAGATTACGGCTGACCACGCCGATTACGACCAGGCACTCAAGACTGTTCTGGATAATGCCAAGTACACGCCTTGCGGTGAGTGTGTGGATGACAAGGGGCGCCGCATTGGCTGGTCCATGCACGCCAATAAGGTCACCAAGGATGAAATTGATGGCTCGCATGCTTTCGAGCAGCCAAGCCTAGCCGTTCTGGGGGTGCCGATTGCCTGGTTGCCCTATTTGTGGCTCCCAAATCTCGATATGGATTGGCTGCCGCAGCCAACAGTGACCTTTACCGATAGCCATGGCGTGCGCATCGATGCGCCGTTTAAGGCTTATTCGACCGCCTCTACCGATATTCTTCTGTCGCCCCGCTTGATGAGCCGTCAGGGCTTTATGCTTGGGGCGGAATGGATCCAGCGTTTTGACAATGGCCGAATTTCGGTCAAGGCAACGGGTCTGCGTCAGGGCGATGATAGTGCCTTTGCGTTCGCTGATGCGAAACGCGAATGGCGTGGGGCGCTGCAGACGGCGGGTGAATTTGTGCCGGTCGAAAAGTGGGTTGTGGGATTTGCCTATGCGGCGGCCACCGACAACGCGTTTTACAAAGATTATGACGTCGAAGTTCGCCGTGCCAGCATCAACGAAGTTTATGCCACGCATTTGACCGAAGACACCTATGTCGACGCGCGCGTGCAGCAGTTCAACGTGCTCGGCGACAACCTAGAGCAGGAACGGCAGCAACAGGGCATGGCGCTGCCAAATCTACGCCTTGAACGCACGTTTGACCTGCCGCCGGGGGCAGGGCGCGTTGAAGTCGATGGGCGTATGCTCAATATCTACCGTGAGCGTGACTACTCCACGTCGGCCAATGGTGTGCCATATGACTATGGTTATGCGGGGACGCGTTTCCACGGCATGGTCGAGGCCAATTGGCAGAACCAGTATATTTTCGGTGGTGCGGCGGTGACGCCATTCTTGGGCGTGCGCGCTGACGCGGCCAATTATGATGGCAAATCGCCGTCGATCCATGCGCCAGACGAGCAGACATTGTTCGGCCTGACCCCAATTGCCGCCGTGGATGTGCGATATCCACTCGTGTCGTATAACACCGGCGTAACACATCTCGTTGAGCCGATTGCTCAGCTCGTCTATCGCGGCGCTGCGAACAGCCAGCCGGGGATTACCAACGAAGACTCTCAGAGTGTGATGTTTGATGACAGCACACTGTTCTCCTACAATCGCTTCACTGGGATCGATAAACAGGAGCGTGGGCTACGGTTGAACGTCGGCGGGCGCTATATGGCGAGCCTTAATGACGGCAGCTACCTCGAAGTGATCGGTGGCCAGTCCTATCAATTGGCGGGCGAAAATGCTTTCGCAGCTGCCAATCGTCAGCAAGTTGGCGTGGGGACAGGGCTTGAGACTGATGCGTCCTACGGCGTCCTCGGCGTTTATGGGGCACTGGCCAATCAATTGAAATTCGGCGGGAAGGTGCAGGTCGACAATGCGGACCTTTCAATCGCTCGTGCGGGCCTTGGTCTGAGCTACGCTCAAGACGGTTGGAGTGGTGCGCTCAACTATCGTTATGCAGAAGCGACCCCGCTCACTGGCAATATCCGTGACATGCATGAAGTGGGCGCGGAAGTGCGCGTGCCGATCGCCGATTACTGGTCGGTTACCAGTAATGCCTATTGGGATTTGAGTGCCAATAGCTTCTTGCAGGTGGGCGGCGGACTGCAATACGACGACGGCTATGTGCTGATTGGTGGGCAGATTACGCGTACTGGCCCAACTCACTCCACAGCCAACGATATGCGTGCTGTTGCAACTTTCCGTCTGCGGTCGCCCGCTGGGTTCAATCTCGGCTATTCGGGCAATGTGCAGCTGCCGGGTGTGGCGCAGTAA
- a CDS encoding DUF3298 domain-containing protein, which yields MIRLLPALSLLVLPSLTTGPTWAASFDCSKASTPFEKAICDNPEISAADERLAKAYAFSLAGLSPSAEAAVKKSQQDWLSYAQRACSGDNETVTNGTFDERMVWCLNQIYSSRLRALEMSRIVNGHRLYPVSTYASYIDSYIEEEPDFRWPVGQHELTIVQFDSDAEFVPGLNKALRDLGEELSSVGETDLEGDDAPGGEDATVTIGLQQLHWNDRISFEVSSQWYPHGAAHGGYSTSYRHYLPSEGRFLSADDVFEGKNWTLDLAKITAAALEAQLSDILFPESSTSEGLEDIVGDVERWNLSNELGLQVQFQPYEVAAYAYGAPSVFLLWEDLAPLLKEGNPIH from the coding sequence ATGATCCGCTTATTGCCTGCCCTGTCGCTTCTAGTTCTTCCCTCTCTCACCACAGGGCCGACATGGGCGGCGAGCTTTGATTGCAGCAAGGCCAGCACGCCATTCGAAAAGGCGATTTGCGACAATCCAGAAATCAGCGCTGCGGATGAGCGGCTAGCGAAAGCCTATGCTTTCTCCCTAGCGGGGCTGTCGCCCAGTGCCGAAGCGGCGGTGAAAAAGAGCCAGCAGGATTGGCTCTCCTATGCGCAGCGCGCTTGCTCGGGTGACAATGAAACCGTGACCAACGGCACGTTTGATGAGCGCATGGTCTGGTGCCTCAATCAGATTTATTCCTCCCGCCTTCGGGCGCTGGAAATGAGCCGGATTGTAAATGGCCATCGTCTCTATCCGGTGTCGACCTATGCCAGCTACATCGATAGCTACATCGAAGAGGAGCCTGATTTCCGCTGGCCTGTGGGGCAGCATGAATTGACCATTGTTCAGTTTGATAGCGATGCAGAGTTTGTGCCGGGGCTGAACAAAGCTCTTAGGGACTTGGGGGAAGAGCTTTCATCGGTTGGCGAGACGGACCTTGAAGGCGATGATGCGCCAGGTGGCGAAGACGCTACGGTAACGATTGGCCTGCAGCAATTGCACTGGAACGACCGCATCTCGTTTGAGGTGAGTTCGCAATGGTATCCGCATGGTGCCGCCCACGGCGGGTACAGCACAAGCTACCGACATTATTTACCCTCTGAAGGCCGTTTTCTTTCGGCGGATGATGTGTTCGAGGGCAAGAATTGGACGCTCGATTTAGCTAAAATCACGGCCGCAGCGCTCGAGGCGCAGCTGAGTGACATTCTGTTTCCAGAATCCTCAACATCTGAAGGGCTTGAAGACATAGTCGGCGATGTTGAGCGCTGGAATTTGTCCAATGAGCTGGGACTGCAAGTTCAGTTCCAGCCCTATGAGGTTGCCGCATATGCCTACGGTGCGCCAAGCGTCTTTCTGCTTTGGGAAGATTTGGCGCCGCTACTGAAAGAAGGCAATCCGATCCACTAA
- a CDS encoding RidA family protein, which yields MVSSGPRPVAPFSHAVETDGWVFITGQMPTDPNNPDAPLPEGIEAQTRRVVENLKIVLSGIGLGLEHVTMARIYLTEFERDYAGLNALWPSFFEVGKLPARTTVGVTALAVGALVEIDLVAKRPRSA from the coding sequence ATGGTTTCGAGCGGGCCCCGTCCTGTCGCCCCATTTAGTCATGCGGTGGAAACGGATGGCTGGGTTTTTATTACCGGGCAGATGCCGACTGATCCGAACAATCCCGACGCGCCGCTGCCCGAAGGGATTGAGGCGCAGACGCGCCGTGTCGTCGAAAACCTCAAAATTGTTCTTTCTGGGATTGGTCTGGGGCTAGAGCACGTCACTATGGCGCGGATCTATCTCACCGAATTTGAACGGGACTATGCTGGCCTAAATGCTCTCTGGCCGAGCTTTTTCGAAGTAGGCAAGCTGCCTGCACGTACAACTGTGGGCGTAACGGCGCTGGCGGTCGGCGCGTTGGTTGAGATTGATCTTGTCGCCAAGCGTCCTCGTTCTGCATAA